A single window of Dehalococcoidales bacterium DNA harbors:
- a CDS encoding YtxH domain-containing protein, whose amino-acid sequence MSEKESATGFGMGILIGATIGLAIGLLYAPNAGKETRTMLREKAEELREKAGETKDRAEDIIEEAREKAKKIVEEAKDKVSRFKKEEKGSEHEVSAIS is encoded by the coding sequence ATGTCAGAGAAAGAAAGCGCTACCGGATTTGGAATGGGTATCCTGATAGGTGCTACCATTGGTTTAGCCATTGGTCTCCTTTATGCTCCTAACGCCGGTAAAGAAACACGAACCATGTTGAGGGAGAAGGCGGAAGAGTTAAGGGAGAAGGCGGGAGAGACAAAAGACAGGGCGGAAGATATCATCGAAGAGGCCAGGGAAAAAGCCAAAAAGATTGTTGAAGAGGCAAAAGATAAGGTGTCCAGGTTCAAGAAAGAAGAAAAAGGATCAGAACACGAGGTTTCCGCAATCAGTTAA
- a CDS encoding YihY/virulence factor BrkB family protein has protein sequence MRTGYIRQKIRSIIQELKEKPAVSLVVRVAQGLGEDEAGDMAGSIAYFAILSVFPLLLGIIALLGFFLPSEAVQMQIFRFFEQYIPGSDQVIERNIRGIIELRGSLGLFSVIGLFWTASGIFGAIGRVVNKAWNIRTYRPFYVRKLRDIGVAMGTSIVFFLSMASTVFSSVIPAIDLPVLDSLTLIVSRLVAFILIFITMLLLYKFIPNTKTYWRDVWPGALLAAILFEIARTAFTIYLNNFASYDVIYGSVATVIILLVWIYLSAFIVIIGAEFAFEYGRMRRGRGHRSPVRVRLKDG, from the coding sequence GTGAGAACGGGTTATATCAGGCAGAAAATACGCAGTATAATTCAGGAGCTCAAAGAAAAACCGGCTGTATCACTCGTTGTCCGGGTTGCTCAGGGGTTGGGAGAAGATGAGGCCGGAGATATGGCGGGCAGCATTGCCTACTTTGCGATTCTATCTGTGTTTCCACTGCTGCTTGGCATAATCGCTCTACTTGGCTTTTTTCTTCCGTCAGAAGCGGTACAGATGCAGATATTCCGGTTTTTTGAGCAGTATATACCGGGTTCAGACCAGGTCATTGAACGCAACATCAGGGGCATAATAGAATTGAGAGGCTCTCTGGGATTGTTTAGCGTCATCGGTTTGTTCTGGACGGCAAGCGGCATTTTCGGTGCAATCGGCCGTGTTGTCAATAAAGCCTGGAATATACGGACCTACCGCCCTTTCTATGTTCGGAAGCTGCGTGACATCGGTGTGGCCATGGGTACCAGCATTGTGTTCTTCCTCTCAATGGCATCAACCGTCTTTTCATCCGTGATCCCCGCAATAGATTTGCCGGTACTGGATTCGCTGACACTGATTGTAAGCAGACTGGTTGCGTTCATTCTTATCTTCATTACGATGTTGCTGCTGTATAAATTCATACCGAATACGAAAACATACTGGCGAGATGTCTGGCCCGGGGCACTTCTTGCGGCTATCCTCTTTGAAATAGCCAGAACCGCTTTTACTATCTACCTGAACAATTTTGCCAGCTATGATGTTATCTACGGGTCAGTAGCTACCGTTATCATCCTGCTGGTCTGGATATATCTGTCAGCGTTTATTGTCATCATTGGAGCGGAGTTTGCCTTCGAATATGGCCGGATGCGCCGGGGCCGGGGTCATCGCTCTCCGGTGCGGGTACGGCTGAAAGACGGTTAG
- a CDS encoding DUF502 domain-containing protein, which translates to MPRCIITYLVHGIIIIIPLAVTLWVLIWVFNVVDGILAPIITWGFGRPLPGVGFIVIITTVVLIGYFGLKFGHRRVFDFFETQIIRVPVVGSIYGGAREMLESFNATSNSKFLEVIFMEFPRKGIYTVGFVTKEAEDKDGRKVLNVFIPTAPTPAGGFLQIVPESEIIHTSMSISDAMKLIVSMGGVSRKDIADMLVRVPEPESKGNILEI; encoded by the coding sequence TTGCCGCGCTGTATTATCACTTATCTTGTTCACGGTATTATAATCATCATTCCACTGGCAGTCACCCTCTGGGTACTAATCTGGGTCTTTAATGTGGTTGATGGAATACTGGCTCCTATTATTACGTGGGGATTCGGCCGTCCGCTGCCGGGCGTGGGTTTCATTGTCATTATTACCACTGTTGTTTTAATCGGCTATTTCGGCCTGAAATTCGGGCACCGGAGAGTCTTCGATTTCTTTGAAACGCAGATAATCAGAGTACCGGTTGTGGGTTCCATATACGGTGGGGCCAGGGAAATGCTGGAGAGCTTCAATGCTACTTCAAACAGTAAGTTCTTGGAAGTGATCTTCATGGAATTTCCTCGCAAGGGTATCTACACGGTAGGCTTTGTCACCAAGGAAGCTGAAGATAAAGATGGCAGAAAAGTTCTCAATGTCTTCATCCCGACGGCTCCAACCCCGGCCGGCGGTTTTCTGCAGATTGTCCCGGAATCTGAGATAATTCATACTTCAATGTCAATTAGTGACGCTATGAAGCTTATTGTCTCCATGGGAGGAGTATCACGCAAGGACATTGCGGACATGCTGGTGCGGGTGCCGGAGCCGGAAAGTAAAGGTAACATTCTGGAAATCTGA
- a CDS encoding YtxH domain-containing protein gives MTSKDSAEGFALGMLAGAAIGLAVGILYAPHSGTITRGLIDEKVHEATHRAEKIVEEAKDKAENIIKEAKSKVVG, from the coding sequence ATGACCAGTAAAGATTCGGCGGAAGGATTTGCTTTGGGAATGCTGGCGGGAGCGGCTATCGGTTTGGCTGTGGGCATTCTGTATGCGCCACACTCAGGTACAATAACCCGGGGGCTTATTGATGAGAAGGTGCATGAGGCGACGCATAGAGCTGAGAAAATCGTCGAAGAAGCAAAAGATAAAGCTGAGAATATCATAAAAGAGGCAAAATCGAAAGTGGTCGGTTAG
- a CDS encoding presenilin family intramembrane aspartyl protease — MSPDEVMKAKISPFFWSGIVLVMAQSLTLHVAFREKLYLEANQISSPDISLGPVLVYFFGVVVLLGLVLFFLPVNKLRVVFRVAFAVMLGWGAFISTVFTLPGYLPYAAAAAAAIIWFFWARIWLHNLLFVGALAGAGAMFGFLFSPWTFMIFMLIVAVYDVLAVRFGYMMWMAGRFSDFDAMPAFVFPRRLADWNRSLDEVRLSELATQESVQRDFSILGGGDIGFPLMLSVSVFFAAGLPGAIIVGLFALAGLMGAFLIQLLWLKDKPMPALSPIALTCLAGLLIAT, encoded by the coding sequence ATGTCACCTGATGAAGTGATGAAAGCAAAAATCAGTCCCTTCTTCTGGAGTGGGATCGTGCTGGTCATGGCTCAATCCCTGACCTTACATGTAGCGTTCCGGGAGAAGCTTTACTTAGAGGCGAATCAAATTAGCTCGCCCGATATCTCTCTTGGGCCGGTACTCGTCTACTTTTTCGGGGTAGTGGTGCTGCTGGGACTGGTACTTTTCTTTCTGCCGGTAAATAAGCTAAGGGTCGTCTTTCGTGTTGCCTTTGCAGTAATGCTTGGCTGGGGCGCATTTATCAGCACAGTGTTTACTTTACCCGGATACTTGCCTTATGCCGCCGCCGCAGCCGCCGCTATTATCTGGTTTTTCTGGGCCAGGATCTGGTTGCATAACTTACTTTTTGTGGGAGCGCTCGCCGGCGCCGGCGCAATGTTCGGCTTTCTTTTTAGCCCGTGGACATTCATGATTTTCATGTTGATCGTAGCTGTATACGACGTGCTGGCGGTGCGCTTCGGCTATATGATGTGGATGGCCGGCCGGTTTTCCGACTTTGACGCTATGCCTGCCTTTGTTTTTCCAAGGAGACTTGCAGACTGGAACCGGAGCCTTGATGAAGTGAGGCTGAGTGAACTGGCAACGCAGGAATCAGTTCAGCGTGATTTTTCCATATTGGGTGGTGGAGACATCGGGTTTCCTCTGATGCTCAGTGTCTCCGTGTTTTTTGCGGCTGGTCTGCCTGGAGCGATAATCGTTGGTCTGTTTGCCCTTGCCGGTCTTATGGGCGCCTTCCTGATCCAGCTGCTGTGGCTGAAAGATAAGCCTATGCCTGCTTTATCACCGATTGCCCTGACCTGTCTTGCCGGTCTTCTGATTGCAACCTGA